One Methanobacteriales archaeon HGW-Methanobacteriales-1 DNA window includes the following coding sequences:
- a CDS encoding tRNA pseudouridine(38-40) synthase TruA — translation MKKVALKVAYIGTNFHGFQRQPNHRTVEGELIYALKKANLVEDLKKSYFSIAGRTDRGVHALGNVISFMSEKEVIINQINDHLPEDIQILAKAPVHYGFKPRYALKRHYKYIISENASRYPLLWELDIPSENGFNLEKMIEAASYFEGTHNFINFSKRSERNPLRTVDEVKVSKNGEIIVIDVVGESFLWNMVRKMVKTILEAGNGKIKPSDIIEMLNPEKNIPLKPMVPENLILMDVTYKNLNFTYDNYACYRFQSTLKDELFKHKSATLLEETMINDLESLKQQ, via the coding sequence ATGAAAAAAGTCGCTTTAAAAGTTGCATATATTGGAACTAATTTTCACGGGTTTCAAAGGCAGCCTAATCATCGTACTGTTGAGGGAGAGCTAATTTACGCATTAAAGAAAGCAAATTTGGTTGAGGATCTGAAAAAATCTTATTTTTCTATTGCTGGCCGTACGGACCGGGGCGTTCATGCTTTAGGTAATGTAATATCTTTCATGAGTGAAAAAGAAGTTATTATAAATCAAATTAATGATCATCTTCCGGAAGACATTCAAATTTTGGCCAAGGCCCCGGTTCACTATGGTTTTAAGCCCAGATATGCCTTGAAACGCCACTATAAATACATAATTTCTGAGAATGCAAGCAGATATCCTCTTTTATGGGAACTTGATATTCCCTCAGAAAATGGGTTTAATTTGGAAAAAATGATAGAAGCAGCTTCATATTTTGAAGGCACTCATAATTTCATTAATTTCTCTAAAAGAAGTGAGAGAAATCCGTTGAGAACTGTGGATGAAGTCAAAGTTTCTAAAAATGGTGAAATAATAGTTATTGATGTTGTTGGAGAAAGTTTTCTGTGGAACATGGTTAGAAAAATGGTAAAAACAATTTTAGAAGCAGGCAATGGTAAAATAAAACCTTCAGATATAATTGAGATGTTAAATCCAGAAAAAAATATTCCTTTAAAACCTATGGTGCCGGAAAATCTGATTTTAATGGATGTTACCTATAAAAATCTTAACTTTACTTATGATAATTATGCTTGCTACCGGTTCCAATCAACTCTAAAAGACGAATTATTCAAACATAAATCCGCAACCCTTTTAGAGGAAACAATGATTAATGATTTGGAATCTTTAAAACAACAATGA
- a CDS encoding 3-isopropylmalate dehydratase: MKETLEGKVWKFGDNIDTDVIIPGRYLRTFSLDDLAAHVMEGVSADFAKNVGEGDIIVADWNFGCGSSREQAPVSLKHAGISAIIARSFARIFYRNAINIGLPVIVADIEVDEGDELRINLEEGIIENLNTGKTFVIEPFKKFMLEILKDGGLVDHYLKQK, from the coding sequence ATGAAGGAAACCTTAGAAGGAAAAGTTTGGAAATTTGGAGATAATATTGACACGGATGTAATAATACCTGGTAGATATCTCAGAACTTTCAGTCTGGATGACCTGGCTGCCCATGTAATGGAAGGAGTTAGTGCAGATTTTGCTAAAAATGTGGGTGAGGGAGATATTATTGTGGCCGACTGGAATTTTGGGTGTGGATCTTCTAGAGAACAAGCACCAGTATCTTTAAAGCATGCTGGTATATCTGCTATCATTGCCCGATCTTTTGCCAGAATTTTCTATCGAAATGCTATAAATATAGGGCTACCAGTTATAGTAGCAGATATTGAAGTGGATGAGGGAGATGAACTGAGAATAAATCTGGAAGAAGGTATAATAGAGAATTTAAATACTGGGAAAACCTTTGTAATCGAACCCTTCAAAAAATTCATGCTTGAAATTTTAAAAGACGGTGGTTTAGTCGATCATTATCTTAAACAAAAGTAG
- the hisA gene encoding 1-(5-phosphoribosyl)-5-[(5-phosphoribosylamino)methylideneamino]imidazole-4-carboxamide isomerase: MSFQDNKMLIIPAVDIKNGKCVQLVQGKPGTEQIIIENPVEVARSWEEKNATNIHVIDLDGAFGEKNNISLVKKILDTVSVPMQMGGGIRTKEYAKELLDMGIERIILGTMAIENPKIVQELADEYGCERIMVSLDSKDSKVVIKGWTEKTSKTAPEMGQILEENGAGGILFTNVDVEGLLNGFNLDPVLELVNAVNIPIVYSGGISSLEDIKTLQKTGVMGVVIGSAIYKGKIDFEKALEYENII; this comes from the coding sequence ATGTCGTTTCAAGATAATAAAATGCTTATCATTCCTGCAGTTGATATTAAGAATGGAAAATGTGTCCAACTGGTTCAAGGAAAACCCGGCACTGAACAAATAATAATTGAGAATCCTGTAGAAGTTGCAAGAAGCTGGGAAGAGAAAAATGCCACCAACATCCATGTTATCGATCTTGATGGGGCCTTTGGTGAAAAAAATAATATCTCTTTGGTGAAAAAAATTTTAGATACAGTTTCTGTCCCCATGCAGATGGGTGGAGGTATAAGAACTAAGGAATATGCTAAGGAACTTCTGGATATGGGAATTGAAAGAATTATACTAGGAACTATGGCCATTGAAAATCCAAAGATCGTGCAGGAACTCGCTGATGAATATGGGTGTGAAAGAATAATGGTTTCACTAGATAGTAAAGACTCCAAAGTCGTTATAAAAGGATGGACCGAAAAAACTTCTAAAACAGCACCAGAAATGGGTCAAATTTTAGAAGAAAACGGTGCAGGCGGAATTTTATTCACCAATGTCGATGTGGAAGGACTATTAAATGGATTTAATCTAGATCCGGTTCTGGAATTAGTAAATGCAGTTAATATTCCTATTGTATATTCTGGAGGAATAAGTTCTCTTGAAGACATTAAAACCCTACAAAAAACAGGAGTTATGGGAGTTGTCATTGGTTCTGCTATTTATAAAGGAAAAATTGACTTTGAAAAAGCCCTTGAATATGAAAATATTATCTAA
- a CDS encoding EamA family transporter, with protein MKRLWGYLSVITATVFFGIATPFDKILLQEMHPLAIAALTYTIAGIFLFTIRQSPFKERVLNILNKENNSENFINRKDYVILIVTALCTAFIAPILYLNGLNQTTAVNASLLLNVEVLFIIGMSLILFKEVLRKKDILGMGLLIMGAIYLATKGEITDIFFKESFVGSLLIIAASFFWSVDTVLSKFLSNKRDLIWIAGLKSSIGGIFLLMTTLFLGISLKTPWEMLPLLLFVAIFSISSSFILIYFAIRELGSTRVGAIFPLSSLFGAIFAFIILGEPLTVIELLFGLLMLLGVFILYWNPKKMS; from the coding sequence ATGAAACGGTTATGGGGATATTTAAGCGTAATTACCGCCACTGTGTTTTTTGGTATAGCTACCCCATTTGACAAAATATTACTACAAGAAATGCATCCTCTAGCCATTGCTGCCTTGACTTATACCATTGCTGGAATCTTTTTATTCACTATTCGACAATCCCCCTTTAAAGAAAGAGTCTTAAATATTTTAAACAAAGAAAATAACTCTGAAAACTTTATTAATAGAAAAGATTATGTAATCTTGATTGTAACTGCTTTATGTACTGCTTTTATAGCGCCCATACTCTATTTAAACGGTTTAAATCAAACAACTGCAGTGAATGCTTCACTTTTACTAAATGTCGAAGTACTTTTCATCATAGGTATGAGTTTAATCTTATTTAAAGAAGTTCTTAGGAAAAAGGACATTTTAGGGATGGGTCTTCTTATAATGGGGGCCATTTATCTTGCTACAAAAGGAGAAATAACAGATATCTTCTTCAAAGAAAGTTTTGTAGGTAGTCTTCTGATTATTGCCGCTTCGTTCTTTTGGAGTGTTGATACAGTACTAAGCAAATTTTTGAGCAATAAAAGAGATTTAATATGGATAGCTGGACTTAAAAGTTCTATTGGCGGAATATTTCTATTAATGACTACATTATTTTTAGGAATAAGTCTTAAAACTCCCTGGGAAATGTTGCCATTACTTCTTTTTGTGGCAATTTTTAGTATCAGTAGTTCATTTATTCTAATTTATTTCGCTATAAGAGAACTAGGATCTACTCGTGTAGGGGCCATATTCCCATTATCATCCCTATTTGGAGCAATATTTGCATTTATAATTTTAGGAGAACCTTTAACTGTAATAGAATTGTTATTTGGATTATTAATGCTTTTAGGAGTGTTTATACTCTATTGGAATCCGAAAAAAATGTCTTAA
- a CDS encoding protein-L-isoaspartate O-methyltransferase produces the protein MSKFPGNKNKFQKRLPERQKLVKNLLSSGYIKSDSVKRAMDRVPREEFLPIEQKPYAYIDRPLPIGEGQTISAPHMVAIICEILSLKGEMKVLEVGTGFGYNAAVVAEILGENGQLYSIERVESLFKIAKENLKRTGYENVKVVLGDGSLGIPEAAPFDRIYLTAAAPKIPKTLKKQLDVGGKILAPIGQIDQYQELILMEKLSKNEFKTSNLGGVAFVPLIGEHGW, from the coding sequence ATGAGCAAATTTCCTGGGAATAAAAATAAATTTCAGAAACGATTACCAGAACGTCAAAAATTGGTTAAAAATCTTCTAAGCTCCGGCTATATTAAATCAGATAGTGTTAAACGGGCTATGGATCGAGTTCCTCGAGAAGAATTCTTACCAATTGAACAAAAGCCCTATGCCTATATTGATAGGCCATTACCTATTGGTGAAGGCCAGACTATTTCCGCACCACATATGGTGGCCATTATATGTGAAATTCTTTCATTAAAAGGTGAAATGAAAGTTTTAGAGGTAGGGACTGGTTTTGGATATAATGCGGCAGTGGTGGCTGAAATATTGGGCGAAAATGGGCAATTATATTCTATCGAACGTGTGGAAAGCCTTTTCAAAATCGCAAAAGAGAACCTTAAAAGAACTGGTTATGAAAATGTTAAAGTAGTTTTAGGGGATGGATCTTTAGGTATTCCTGAGGCAGCTCCTTTTGACAGAATTTATTTGACTGCAGCAGCTCCAAAAATACCAAAAACTCTAAAAAAACAACTTGATGTGGGTGGAAAGATTTTGGCACCCATAGGCCAAATTGATCAATATCAAGAACTAATCCTAATGGAGAAACTTTCAAAAAACGAGTTTAAAACTTCTAATTTGGGAGGAGTTGCATT
- a CDS encoding radical SAM protein: MVIKKTKSLCPECLKPLEAEVYEEQGKVMIKKECPEHGTFDNVYWSSSDIYNKAEDCNYGGLGVSNPQTVQDKNCPEDCGICPEHESHTILGLIDVTNRCNLRCPVCFANAAVSKMLYEPSYEEIRKMLQNLRANQPVATPAIQYAGGEPTVRKDIVDLIKLAKEEGFSHTQIATNGLRLARKPELAKELKEAGLNTIYLQFDGVTAEPYLEIRNKDLLQIKLDAIENCRKADLGIVLVPTLVKGINDHQIGDIIQFAVDNMDIIRGINFQPVSFAGRTPADQVEEQRITIPDFQKFVGEQTNSQIEINDFYPASSVRPISEFVEAIEGVPQVAFTCHQHCGTATYVFVEDGDIIPINRFVDVDKFFELLDKSADDIKDGGLTGKAKTIVRATLDLPRTIDRNNSPKSVDIKGILTSVFKDRSYSSLGDFHHKTLLISCMHFMDAWNFDEDRVKRCVIHYAIPDGRIIPFCTMNSLYREEIEKKFAVPLKS; encoded by the coding sequence ATGGTTATCAAAAAGACAAAAAGCCTATGTCCTGAGTGCTTAAAACCTTTAGAAGCAGAAGTTTATGAGGAACAGGGCAAAGTCATGATAAAAAAGGAATGCCCAGAACATGGTACTTTTGACAATGTTTATTGGAGCAGCAGTGATATTTATAACAAGGCTGAAGATTGTAACTATGGTGGATTGGGTGTTTCTAATCCTCAGACAGTCCAGGACAAAAATTGTCCGGAAGATTGTGGTATTTGTCCCGAACACGAAAGCCATACAATTTTAGGACTCATCGATGTTACTAATCGATGTAATCTAAGATGTCCGGTTTGTTTTGCCAATGCAGCAGTTTCTAAAATGTTATATGAGCCTTCTTATGAAGAAATAAGGAAAATGCTCCAAAACTTAAGGGCTAATCAACCAGTAGCTACTCCAGCTATTCAATATGCTGGAGGGGAGCCTACTGTAAGAAAGGATATAGTTGACTTAATAAAATTGGCTAAGGAAGAAGGTTTTAGTCACACTCAAATTGCTACTAATGGTCTGCGACTGGCTAGAAAACCTGAACTGGCTAAAGAACTTAAAGAAGCTGGTTTGAATACAATTTATCTCCAATTCGATGGGGTTACTGCAGAGCCTTATCTGGAAATAAGGAATAAGGATTTATTGCAGATTAAATTGGATGCTATTGAAAACTGTAGGAAAGCAGATTTAGGTATTGTTCTGGTTCCAACTTTGGTAAAAGGAATAAATGATCATCAAATTGGAGATATAATTCAATTTGCCGTTGATAATATGGATATTATTCGAGGTATTAATTTCCAGCCGGTTTCATTTGCCGGAAGAACACCTGCCGACCAGGTAGAAGAACAACGTATAACGATACCTGATTTCCAGAAATTCGTTGGTGAGCAAACCAATTCTCAGATAGAAATTAATGATTTTTATCCGGCATCATCTGTTAGGCCAATATCTGAATTTGTAGAGGCTATTGAAGGTGTACCTCAGGTTGCTTTCACTTGTCACCAGCACTGTGGTACGGCTACTTATGTATTTGTAGAAGACGGAGATATAATCCCTATAAATAGATTTGTTGATGTTGATAAATTCTTTGAACTTTTGGATAAAAGTGCAGATGACATTAAAGATGGTGGATTAACTGGAAAAGCTAAAACTATTGTTCGAGCTACTCTGGATCTTCCTAGAACTATTGATAGAAATAATTCTCCTAAAAGTGTAGACATTAAAGGCATATTGACTTCGGTGTTTAAAGACAGATCTTACAGTTCTTTAGGAGATTTCCACCACAAGACCCTTTTAATATCCTGTATGCACTTCATGGATGCTTGGAATTTTGATGAAGACCGAGTAAAAAGATGTGTTATTCATTATGCTATTCCGGATGGTAGAATAATTCCATTCTGCACTATGAATTCACTTTATCGTGAAGAAATTGAGAAAAAATTCGCTGTACCTTTAAAAAGCTAG
- a CDS encoding nucleotide sugar dehydrogenase: MTEESCNIAIFGLGHIGLPTASLFAKNGFKVVGVDINQSTVENINSGISPIMEPGLNELVNEVVASGNLMATTNALEAVKNSNVLIVIVPTPVDQNKCSDLSAVISACKMISNGLKKGDLVIIESTIPPGTCENVVIPLLEESGLNSIKDFKVAYTPERALPYNTLYEMTHNARVIGGIDAESSKKAVFLYEKITEGEVITVKDIITAEMVKLMENTYRDTNIALANELAMVCESVGIDAIDAIKAANFHPRVDIHTPGPGVGGHCLSIDPYFIVEMAEETDNPSMLIKTARNVNESMPHHVVHIIEKALHEVNKTLNNSTIGVLGVAYKGNVADARETPAEPLIRELYSQNARVMAHDPHVNSEIIMAMGAEPVSLEEALKCDCVVLITDHKEYFDISPEMIEKLVFVCTRPILDPEKFREEGVIFKGVGRP, from the coding sequence ATGACTGAAGAAAGCTGTAACATAGCGATATTTGGTTTAGGCCATATAGGACTGCCAACTGCTTCACTTTTTGCAAAAAATGGTTTTAAAGTAGTGGGTGTTGACATAAATCAGAGTACTGTTGAAAATATTAATTCTGGTATTTCTCCCATAATGGAGCCGGGGTTAAATGAACTGGTAAATGAGGTGGTGGCTAGCGGTAATTTAATGGCTACTACTAATGCTTTAGAAGCTGTTAAGAATTCTAATGTGCTGATTGTTATTGTCCCTACTCCAGTAGATCAAAATAAATGTTCAGACCTATCTGCAGTAATATCTGCTTGTAAAATGATTTCTAATGGCCTTAAAAAAGGAGATCTGGTCATAATTGAAAGTACAATTCCACCCGGAACCTGTGAAAATGTGGTTATTCCACTTTTAGAGGAAAGTGGTCTTAATTCAATAAAAGACTTTAAAGTTGCTTATACTCCTGAAAGGGCTCTTCCTTATAACACATTATATGAAATGACTCATAATGCTCGAGTTATTGGTGGTATTGACGCCGAAAGTTCAAAAAAAGCTGTTTTTTTGTATGAAAAAATCACGGAAGGCGAAGTTATCACGGTGAAGGATATAATAACTGCTGAAATGGTTAAATTAATGGAAAACACTTATCGGGATACAAATATTGCTTTGGCCAATGAACTAGCCATGGTTTGTGAGTCTGTGGGAATAGATGCTATTGATGCTATTAAAGCAGCTAATTTCCATCCCCGAGTAGATATTCACACACCTGGGCCCGGTGTAGGTGGACATTGTCTTTCTATTGACCCTTATTTCATTGTAGAGATGGCAGAAGAAACGGATAATCCTTCGATGTTAATTAAAACAGCAAGAAATGTTAATGAATCTATGCCTCATCATGTGGTTCACATAATTGAAAAAGCACTTCATGAAGTTAATAAAACACTAAATAATTCTACTATTGGTGTTTTAGGTGTTGCATATAAGGGAAATGTGGCTGATGCTCGGGAAACACCGGCTGAACCACTTATTAGGGAATTATATTCTCAAAATGCTAGAGTCATGGCCCATGATCCCCATGTAAATTCTGAAATAATCATGGCCATGGGTGCAGAACCAGTTTCCTTAGAAGAAGCATTAAAATGTGACTGTGTTGTTTTAATCACAGATCATAAAGAGTACTTTGATATAAGTCCTGAAATGATTGAAAAATTAGTTTTTGTTTGTACTAGGCCTATTTTAGACCCGGAAAAGTTTAGAGAGGAGGGTGTTATTTTTAAGGGAGTTGGAAGGCCTTGA
- a CDS encoding carboxylate--amine ligase, with amino-acid sequence MKVLIFEYATAMGLEDPEFLFEGRAMLEGLLDDFNKIEHSIEPSRTFEVSYLIAEKLLKNEYLQKWDGCNPLKVNFNPENSSDLENWLESNISNFEACIFVAAEEDLELYKLTKIIENKGVYVLGSTSSAVLKCSDKLKTYEYLKSLKNNDKNINNNLNLINTYKIDLYELKEKNHFKSSNKISDKFSNLFSNNKKMLIKPADGVACQGIKVLNSIEELYESLKCMETSLPHVLLQDFVEGQACSVSLLSNGVKALPISLNLQKIEFNNDGLEYGGGEVPWDHPLKNEALDMAKNIVESIDGLKGYVGVDMIIADKIYFIEINSRLTTPYVALKNVIDINMGLAIVDSAMGNIPDEFNLSGCFEFQKGTEKLNINSKN; translated from the coding sequence TTGAAAGTTCTTATTTTTGAATATGCAACAGCTATGGGCCTGGAAGACCCTGAATTTTTATTTGAGGGTCGGGCCATGTTGGAAGGCCTTCTGGATGATTTTAATAAAATAGAACATTCAATAGAACCTTCCAGAACTTTCGAGGTCAGTTATTTAATTGCCGAAAAATTGCTAAAAAATGAATATTTACAAAAATGGGATGGCTGTAATCCTTTAAAAGTGAATTTTAATCCTGAAAATTCTTCTGACTTAGAAAATTGGTTGGAATCAAATATTTCTAACTTTGAAGCGTGCATATTTGTAGCGGCTGAAGAAGATCTGGAACTTTATAAATTAACTAAAATAATTGAGAATAAAGGCGTATATGTGCTGGGATCAACTTCTAGTGCTGTTTTGAAATGTTCTGATAAATTAAAAACTTATGAATATCTTAAAAGTCTGAAAAATAATGATAAAAACATAAATAACAATCTAAATCTCATAAATACTTATAAAATTGATTTATATGAATTAAAAGAAAAAAATCATTTTAAATCATCAAATAAAATATCAGATAAATTCTCTAATTTATTTTCTAATAATAAGAAAATGCTTATTAAACCGGCTGATGGAGTTGCTTGCCAGGGAATAAAAGTTTTAAATTCAATTGAAGAACTTTATGAATCGTTAAAATGTATGGAAACTTCACTTCCTCATGTTTTACTTCAAGATTTTGTGGAAGGTCAAGCCTGCAGTGTCAGCTTACTTTCTAATGGTGTTAAAGCCCTTCCCATTAGCTTGAATCTTCAAAAAATTGAATTTAATAATGATGGCCTAGAATATGGTGGCGGTGAAGTTCCATGGGATCACCCCTTAAAAAATGAGGCATTAGATATGGCTAAAAATATTGTGGAATCTATTGATGGCCTTAAGGGCTATGTGGGTGTTGATATGATTATTGCAGATAAAATTTATTTTATAGAAATTAACTCTCGCCTTACTACGCCATATGTAGCTTTAAAAAATGTAATTGATATTAATATGGGGCTAGCAATTGTTGATTCAGCTATGGGAAATATTCCAGATGAGTTCAATCTTTCTGGATGTTTTGAATTCCAAAAAGGGACTGAAAAATTGAATATTAACAGTAAAAACTAA
- a CDS encoding H4MPT-linked C1 transfer pathway protein, with translation MKIAGFDIGGANTDLAIIDFDQGGDIENIKTDFRYLPMWMKNEELGGYLLDLIGEEIDQLDAVGVSMTAELVDAYETKKDGVLDIVKKVEDTFDIPVAYVGLSGMMNASQAISDPLQVAAANWIATSQIASIMSQNCILVDVGSTTTDIIPIKNGLECARGRSDFERLGTGELAYTGTLRTNVAAIVDKVPFDEGWFRVSSELFAISADVHHVLGNITTEEYSCDTPDSAGKEKEDSLRRISRVLCGDLDLLSTSDIESIGDYIYAQQSLKISEAISEVAEREFLDEVITTGLGRNILAARAVEMAGLDFTGMDEFLTPEECVVAPAVGTAIMMEDYLSDE, from the coding sequence ATGAAAATAGCAGGATTTGATATTGGTGGGGCCAATACCGACTTGGCCATTATTGATTTTGATCAGGGAGGAGATATCGAAAATATAAAAACCGATTTCAGATATCTCCCTATGTGGATGAAAAATGAAGAGCTGGGAGGATATTTGCTGGATTTAATTGGGGAAGAAATCGACCAATTAGATGCAGTGGGAGTCTCTATGACTGCAGAACTGGTTGACGCTTATGAGACCAAAAAAGATGGTGTTTTAGATATTGTTAAAAAAGTTGAGGATACATTTGATATTCCGGTGGCTTATGTTGGTCTTTCTGGAATGATGAATGCTTCTCAAGCAATTTCAGATCCACTTCAAGTGGCTGCAGCCAATTGGATTGCCACATCTCAGATAGCATCCATCATGTCCCAAAATTGTATTCTGGTTGATGTGGGAAGTACTACAACGGATATCATTCCTATTAAAAATGGTTTAGAATGTGCTCGTGGCAGATCGGACTTTGAAAGGTTAGGAACTGGAGAATTGGCTTATACTGGAACCCTAAGGACAAATGTAGCGGCCATAGTAGATAAAGTACCATTTGATGAGGGATGGTTTAGAGTATCTTCTGAGCTTTTTGCTATATCTGCTGATGTTCATCATGTTCTTGGCAACATCACCACAGAAGAATACAGCTGTGATACTCCTGATAGTGCGGGTAAAGAAAAAGAAGATTCTCTAAGGCGAATTTCAAGGGTACTTTGCGGAGATCTTGATTTATTAAGTACATCCGACATTGAATCAATTGGTGATTATATTTATGCACAACAGTCCCTTAAGATTTCAGAGGCGATTTCAGAGGTTGCTGAGAGGGAATTTTTGGATGAAGTAATCACCACCGGATTGGGGAGAAATATTCTGGCTGCTCGTGCTGTTGAAATGGCCGGACTTGATTTTACAGGAATGGATGAATTTTTAACACCTGAAGAATGTGTAGTGGCCCCGGCTGTGGGAACTGCTATCATGATGGAAGATTATTTGAGTGATGAGTAA
- a CDS encoding UDP-N-acetylglucosamine 2-epimerase (non-hydrolyzing), whose protein sequence is MKIAIVIGTRPEIIKMAPVIDEIIKKNLDYVLIHTGQHYDHEMSDQFFSDLELSTPDYNIGVGSGSHGEQTAEMMKGIENVFVEEKPDMVMVQGDTNAVLAGAIVASKLHIPVGHVEAGLRSFDKTMPEEINRMVADVCSQLYYVPTEESAVNLIVEGINPKNVIITGNTVVDACLRNLKIAENNSNILDQFEGDEKILTLTMHRAENVDNLERLTQITDALIELDELTIIFPVHPRTLKNLENFGLLSKLVEKDNIKLIKPIGYLDFLLLLSNSDMIMTDSGGLQEEAITLDVPCMTLRYNTERPETVTAGGNILVGSNRDKIIETARLIMNDPKTRETMKKAVNPYGDGTASSRILNVTLSDYENGDLEIKSPENIMNQFKRKIELIELNITVREFENTQNALIRVVYDDNEARFPHQDLDLKNKFVLFDKYIH, encoded by the coding sequence ATGAAAATAGCTATTGTAATCGGAACTCGGCCGGAAATAATTAAAATGGCCCCAGTAATTGATGAAATAATAAAAAAAAATCTTGATTATGTTTTAATTCACACCGGCCAGCACTATGATCATGAAATGTCTGATCAATTTTTCTCTGATCTTGAATTGTCGACTCCAGACTACAATATTGGTGTAGGTTCTGGATCGCATGGTGAACAAACTGCAGAAATGATGAAAGGTATTGAAAATGTTTTTGTGGAAGAAAAACCAGATATGGTGATGGTCCAGGGTGATACCAATGCCGTCCTCGCTGGGGCTATTGTAGCATCTAAGTTACATATTCCTGTGGGCCATGTAGAAGCGGGTCTCAGGTCTTTTGATAAAACCATGCCTGAAGAAATTAATCGTATGGTGGCAGATGTTTGCTCTCAGCTCTATTATGTTCCCACTGAGGAGTCAGCAGTAAATCTAATTGTAGAAGGTATAAATCCTAAAAATGTGATTATAACTGGTAATACTGTGGTAGATGCCTGTTTAAGAAACCTTAAAATTGCAGAAAATAACTCAAATATTCTTGATCAATTTGAAGGGGATGAAAAAATCCTCACTTTAACCATGCACCGGGCAGAAAATGTGGATAATCTAGAAAGACTCACACAAATCACGGATGCATTAATAGAGCTGGACGAATTAACCATTATTTTTCCAGTACATCCGCGAACCTTAAAAAACTTGGAAAACTTCGGACTTCTCTCTAAACTGGTGGAAAAAGATAATATAAAACTCATAAAACCAATTGGTTATTTAGATTTCCTACTACTATTATCTAATTCTGATATGATTATGACTGACTCTGGAGGACTTCAAGAGGAGGCCATAACTCTGGATGTGCCTTGCATGACATTGAGATATAATACGGAACGTCCTGAAACTGTTACTGCTGGGGGAAACATTTTGGTTGGTTCCAATAGAGATAAAATTATTGAAACGGCCCGACTTATTATGAATGATCCAAAAACCAGGGAAACAATGAAAAAGGCTGTTAATCCATATGGTGATGGCACTGCATCTTCTAGAATTTTGAATGTTACTTTAAGTGATTATGAAAATGGTGATTTAGAAATAAAATCTCCAGAAAATATCATGAATCAATTTAAAAGAAAAATTGAATTGATAGAATTAAACATCACAGTTCGGGAATTTGAAAACACTCAAAATGCTTTAATTAGAGTGGTTTATGATGATAATGAAGCAAGATTTCCTCATCAAGATCTTGATTTGAAAAACAAGTTTGTTTTATTTGATAAATACATTCATTAA